The following proteins come from a genomic window of Athalia rosae chromosome 1, iyAthRosa1.1, whole genome shotgun sequence:
- the LOC105691538 gene encoding serine-rich adhesin for platelets-like: MIERCLLATALLATLAAVTVSKETYASDVVVPTECPETDPLDTTIHIAHEWDCTRFYTCFNGEKVLTTCADRDPNGNRLHFDPVLQVCVWPENSTCSNKDPSPEVTTEGSAVTGTSKPTGNGDTTVVTTAPSGDDEQNNNNEESTTSAAPGSSDDSENTKPTIPTECPAEDGDDAVHIAHESDCRLFYQCDSGEKVLKECINGLLFNPVLQVCDWPENVDCASNGGGSEEGTKSPVTPNDDVKTSTESVQTTTTRKPNNSEESTTSAAPGSSDDSENTKPTIPTECPAENGVDAVHIAHESDCRLFYQCDSGEKVLKECINGLLFNPVLQVCDWPENVDCASNGGGSEEGTKSPVTPNDDVKTSTESVQTTTTRKPNNSEESTTSAAPGSSDDSENTKPTIPTECPAENGVDAVHIAHESDCRLFYQCDSGEKVLKECINGLLFNPVLQVCDWPENVDCASNGGGSEEGTKSPVTPNDDVKTSTESVQTTTTRKPNNSEESTTSAAPGSSDDSENTKPTIPTECPAENGVDAVHIAHESDCRLFYQCDSGEKVLKECINGLLFNPVLQVCDWPENVDCASNGGGSEEGTKSPVTPNDDVKTSTESVQTTTTRKPNNSEESTTSAAPGSSDDSENTKPTIPTECPAENGVDAVHIAHESDCRLFYQCDSGEKVLKECINGLLFNPVLQVCDWPENVDCASNGGGSEEGTKSPVTPNDDVKTSTESVQSTTTRKPNNSEESTTSAESNPSTTEKNENAESTTSAESNPSTTENNENAESTTSAESNPSTTEKNENAEPTTSAAPGSSDDSENTKPTIPTECPAENEGDAVHIAHESDCGLFYQCDWGHKVLKECPSGLHFNPVLQVCDWPENVGCSSNGGNSGEGTKPPVTSNDDAETSTESVQSTTSKPNDSEESTTSAAPGSSDDSENTKPTIPTECPAENEGDAVHIAHESDCGLFYQCDWGHKVLKECPSGLHFNPVLQVCDWPENVGCSSNGGSSGEGTKPPVTSNDDAETSTESVQSTTSKPNDSEESTTSAESNPSTTENNENAESTTSAESNPPTTENNENAESTTSAESNPSTTGNTENAESTTTAAPGLPDDSENTKPTVPTECPAENGDDAVHIAHESDCGLFYQCDRGHKVLNKCPSGLHFNPVLQVCDWPENVDCASNGGSNPNEPEKPDEVETTVSTDSTTSAKPEEVETTVSTDSTTSEKPDEVITTVSTDSTTSEKPDEVITTVSTDSTTSEKPDEVETTVSTDSTTSEKPDEVITTVSTDSTTSEKPDEVVTTVSTDSTTSEESDENGTTVSAGSTASEESGESSTTTAPNETSDPNEFEWSTPAGITDTNNTVCPLAFIPHECKCNLFYKCDEQGRWIRQSCASGLQFNDRTQVCDWPHNVGCVDGADQTTSPSTEAPASVPTVKPTSAPVSSTTKVTTTTEVTTAKQTTTPAYGTECSGTCPSVDPLDYTVLLAHKDCTKFCMCSNGVQFVRNCPGLLYFNNELKTCDWPEASGCVQAAYNVNSIKEFGVSSQTSFLEVNDKIAYGVNTHFCEFTMIGSHLFATVLVAILAAVSSNAEVVVPTECPRIDPLNTTIHIAHEWDCTRFYTCSNGRKILTTCADRDLKGGRLYFDPVLQVCVWPEDSTCGKNGTITSVSTEGSTSRSSSESGNTNSTVNSTTESSSESGNTNSTGSSTTESSSASGNTNSTESSTTESSSASGNTNSTESSTTESSSASGNTNSTESSTTESSSASENTNSTESSTIESSSASGNTNSTESSTMESSSESGNTNSTVNSTTESSSESGNTNSTESSTTESNSASGNTNSTESSTTESSSESGNTNSTESSTTESSSESGNTTSTESSTTESSSASGNTNSTGSSTTESSSESGNTTSTESSTTESSSESGNTNSTVNSTTESSSESGNTNSTESSTTESSSESGNTNSTESSTTESSSESGNTNSTESSTTESSSESGNTTSTESSTTESSSESGNTNSTVNSTTESSSESGNTNSTESSTTESNSASGNTNSTESSTTESSSESGNTNSTVNSTTESSSESGNTNSTESSTTESSSESGNTNSTESSTTESSSESGNTNSTESSTTESSSESGNTNSTESSTTESSSGPGITETTVPSQCPAENEGYAVHIAHESECGLFYQCDWGKKVLKECPGGLHFNSILQVCDWPESAGCSLNGSVDANRTNSTDSEISTTKITSTTAKSDNLTVSTTSSVVGPCERSGACPSVDPLKSAVLLAHEDCTKFCICSNGTPYLFECPGSLYFNDELKVCDWPETSGCVQTT, from the exons ATGATTG AACGTTGCCTTTTGGCCACGGCACTGTTGGCCACGCTGGCCGCTGTGACGGTCAGTAAAGAAACATACGCTTCTGATGTGGTGGTACCCACAGAATGCCCTGAAACTGATCCGCTCGACACGACTATTCATATCGCACACGAATGGGACTGTACTCGTTTTTACACGTGCTTCAATGGAGAAAAAGTACTGACTACTTGTGCCGACAGGGATCCCAATGGAAACCGACTTCATTTCGATCCGGTGCTTCAAGTTTGCGTGTGGCCGGAAAATTCTACGTGCAGCAATAAAGATCCAAGTCCTGAGGTCACCACCGAAGGCTCGGCCGTCACAGGAACCTCGAAACCCACCGGAAATGGAGACACAACGGTAGTTACGACTGCCCCATCCGGCGATGATGAacaaaacaacaataacgagGAGTCAACTACTTCTGCTGCACCTGGTTCATCCGATGATTCGGAAAACACAAAGCCGACAATACCTACGGAATGCCCAGCTGAAGACGGAGACGATGCCGTTCACATTGCACATGAATCTGATTGCAGACTATTCTACCAGTGTGATTCCGGAGAGAAAGTCTTGAAGGAGTGCATCAATGGTCTGCTTTTCAACCCTGTTTTGCAGGTGTGTGATTGGCCTGAGAACGTTGATTGTGCGTCAAACGGTGGTGGCAGTGAAGAGGGAACCAAATCGCCTGTTACACCAAACGATGATGTAAAAACATCGACTGAATCCGTTCAGACTACTACTACTAGGAAACCCAACAATAGCGAGGAGTCAACTACTTCTGCTGCACCTGGTTCATCCGATGATTCGGAAAACACAAAGCCGACAATACCTACGGAATGCCCAGCTGAAAACGGAGTCGATGCCGTTCACATTGCACATGAATCTGATTGCAGACTATTCTACCAGTGTGATTCCGGAGAGAAAGTCTTGAAGGAGTGCATCAATGGTCTGCTTTTCAACCCTGTTTTGCAGGTGTGTGATTGGCCTGAGAACGTTGATTGTGCGTCAAACGGTGGTGGCAGTGAAGAGGGAACCAAATCGCCTGTTACACCAAACGATGATGTGAAAACATCGACTGAATCCGTTCAGACTACTACTACTAGGAAACCCAACAATAGCGAGGAGTCGACTACTTCTGCTGCACCTGGTTCATCCGATGATTCGGAAAACACAAAGCCGACAATACCTACGGAATGCCCAGCTGAAAACGGAGTCGATGCCGTTCACATTGCACATGAATCTGATTGCAGACTATTCTACCAGTGTGATTCCGGAGAGAAAGTCTTGAAGGAGTGCATCAATGGTCTGCTTTTCAACCCTGTTTTGCAGGTGTGTGATTGGCCTGAGAACGTTGATTGTGCGTCAAACGGTGGTGGCAGTGAAGAGGGAACCAAATCGCCTGTTACACCAAACGATGATGTGAAAACATCGACTGAATCCGTTCAGACTACTACTACTAGGAAACCCAACAATAGCGAGGAGTCGACTACTTCTGCTGCACCTGGTTCATCCGATGATTCGGAAAACACAAAGCCGACAATACCTACGGAATGCCCAGCTGAAAACGGAGTCGATGCCGTTCACATTGCACATGAATCTGATTGCAGACTATTCTACCAGTGTGATTCCGGAGAGAAAGTCTTGAAGGAGTGCATCAATGGTCTGCTTTTCAACCCTGTTTTGCAGGTGTGTGATTGGCCTGAGAACGTTGATTGTGCGTCAAACGGTGGTGGCAGTGAAGAGGGAACCAAATCGCCTGTTACACCAAACGATGATGTGAAAACATCGACTGAATCCGTTCAGACTACTACTACTAGGAAACCCAACAATAGCGAGGAGTCGACTACTTCTGCTGCACCTGGTTCATCCGATGATTCGGAAAACACAAAGCCGACAATACCTACGGAATGCCCAGCTGAAAACGGAGTCGATGCCGTTCACATTGCACATGAATCTGATTGCAGACTATTCTACCAGTGTGATTCCGGAGAGAAAGTCTTGAAGGAGTGCATCAATGGTCTGCTTTTCAACCCTGTTTTGCAGGTGTGTGATTGGCCTGAGAACGTTGATTGTGCGTCAAACGGTGGTGGCAGTGAAGAGGGAACCAAATCGCCTGTTACACCCAACGATGATGTGAAAACATCGACTGAATCCGTCCAGTCTACTACTACGAGAAAACCCAACAATAGCGAGGAGTCGACTACTTCTGCTGAATCAAATCCGTCAACCACCGAAAAGAACGAGAACGCGGAGTCGACTACTTCTGCTGAATCAAATCCGTCAACCACCGAAAATAACGAGAACGCGGAGTCGACTACATCTGCTGAATCAAATCCGTCAACCACCGAAAAGAACGAGAACGCAGAGCCGACTACTTCTGCTGCACCTGGTTCATCCGATGATTCAGAAAACACAAAACCGACAATACCTACGGAATGCCCAGCTGAAAACGAAGGCGATGCAGTTCACATCGCACATGAATCCGATTGTGGACTATTCTACCAGTGTGATTGGGGACACAAAGTCCTGAAAGAATGCCCCAGTGGTCTGCACTTCAACCCAGTTTTGCAGGTGTGTGATTGGCCTGAAAACGTCGGTTGTTCTTCCAACGGAGGTAACAGCGGAGAGGGAACCAAACCACCTGTCACATCCAACGATGATGCGGAAACATCAACTGAATCCGTTCAGTCTACTACCAGCAAACCCAACGATAGCGAGGAGTCGACTACTTCTGCTGCACCTGGTTCATCCGATGATTCAGAAAACACAAAACCGACAATACCTACGGAATGCCCAGCTGAAAACGAAGGCGATGCAGTTCACATCGCACATGAATCCGATTGTGGACTATTCTACCAGTGTGATTGGGGACACAAAGTCCTGAAAGAATGCCCCAGTGGTCTGCACTTCAACCCAGTTTTGCAGGTGTGTGATTGGCCTGAAAACGTCGGTTGTTCTTCCAACGGAGGTAGCAGCGGAGAGGGAACCAAACCACCTGTCACATCCAACGATGATGCGGAAACATCAACTGAATCCGTTCAGTCTACTACCAGCAAACCTAACGATAGCGAGGAGTCGACTACTTCTGCTGAATCAAATCCGTCAACCACCGAAAATAACGAGAACGCGGAGTCGACTACTTCTGCTGAATCAAATCCGCCAACCACCGAAAATAACGAGAACGCGGAGTCGACTACTTCTGCTGAATCAAATCCGTCAACCACCGGAAATACCGAGAACGCGGAGTCGACTACTACTGCTGCACCTGGTTTACCCGATGATTCAGAAAACACAAAACCGACAGTACCTACGGAATGTCCAGCTGAGAACGGAGACGATGCCGTTCACATCGCACATGAATCTGATTGTGGACTATTTTACCAGTGTGATCGGGGACACAAAGTCCTGAACAAATGTCCTAGTGGTCTGCACTTCAACCCTGTGCTGCAGGTGTGTGATTGGCCCGAGAACGTTGATTGTGCGTCAAATGGAGGTAGCAACCCCAACGAACCCGAAAAGCCAGACGAGGTTGAAACAACTGTATCAACCGACTCTACGACATCCGCAAAGCCAGAGGAGGTTGAAACAACTGTATCAACCGACTCTACGACATCCGAAAAGCCAGACGAGGTCATCACGACTGTATCAACCGACTCTACGACATCCGAAAAGCCGGACGAGGTCATTACGACTGTATCAACGGACTCTACGACATCCGAAAAGCCAGACGAGGTTGAAACAACTGTATCAACCGACTCTACGACATCCGAAAAGCCAGACGAGGTCATCACGACTGTATCAACGGACTCTACGACATCCGAAAAGCCGGACGAGGTCGTCACGACTGTATCAACCGACTCTACTACATCCGAAGAGTCAGACGAGAATGGCACTACTGTTTCAGCTGGCTCAACGGCATCTGAAGAGTCAGGAGAGAGTAGCACTACCACTGCTCCAAATGAAACTAGTGACCCAAATGAATTCGAGTGGTCGACCCCTGCGGGTATCACGGATACCAACAATACAGTCTGCCCCCTCGCTTTTATACCCCATGAGTGCAAGTGCAATCTTTTCTACAAATGCGACGAACAGGGTAGATGGATCCGTCAGAGCTGCGCATCTggtcttcaattcaacgaccGCACTCAAGTCTGTGATTGGCCTCACAATGTTGGTTGTGTAGACGGTGCCGACCAAACAACGAGCCCTTCGACGGAAGCACCAGCATCAGTTCCGACTGTAAAACCCACGTCTGCACCAGTTAGTAGTACCACAAAAGTTACAACCACTACTGAGGTCACGACTGCAAAACAAACCACTACCCCCGCGTATGGTACCGAATGCAGTGGCACTTGCCCCTCCGTAGATCCCCTCGACTACACAGTTTTATTGGCCCACAAGGACTGCACCAAGTTCTGCATGTGCAGCAATGGTGTACAGTTTGTCCGCAATTGTCCGGGCTTGCTTTATTTCAATAACGAGTTGAAAACCTGTGATTGGCCTGAAGCATCTGGCTGCGTTCAGGCGGCGT ATAATGTGAACTCTATAAAAGAGTTCGGGGTATCGTCTCAGACATCATTTCTTGAGGTAAACGATAAAATTGCATACGGAGTTAACACGCATTTCTGTGAATTTACTATGATTG GAAGTCACCTTTTTGCCACAGTACTAGTGGCCATACTAGCTGCTGTTTCTAGCAACGCAGAAGTAGTTGTACCTACAGAATGTCCAAGGATCGATCCGTTGAATACGACTATTCATATCGCACACGAATGGGACTGCACTCGCTTTTACACTTGTTccaatggaagaaaaattctgacTACTTGTGCAGACAGAGATCTCAAAGGAGGCCGACTTTATTTCGATCCGGTGCTTCAAGTTTGCGTATGGCCTGAAGATTCGACTTGTGGCAAGAATGGTACAATTACTTCGGTATCCACCGAGGGCAGCACGTCGAGATCTAGCAGCGAATCAGGAAACACGAACTCCACTGTAAACAGTACGACAGAATCTAGCAGTGAATCAGGAAACACGAACTCTACCGGAAGCAGTACGACAGAATCCAGCAGTGCATCAGGAAACACGAACTCTACTGAAAGCAGTACGACAGAATCCAGCAGTGCATCAGGGAACACGAACTCTACCGAAAGCAGTACGACAGAATCCAGCAGTGCATCAGGAAACACGAACTCTACCGAAAGCAGTACGACAGAATCCAGCAGTGCATCAGAGAACACGAACTCTACCGAAAGCAGTACGATAGAATCCAGCAGTGCATCAGGAAACACGAACTCTACCGAAAGCAGTACGATGGAATCTAGCAGTGAATCGGGAAACACGAACTCCACTGTAAACAGTACGACAGAATCTAGCAGTGAATCAGGAAACACGAACTCTACCGAAAGCAGTACGACAGAATCTAACAGTGCATCAGGAAACACGAACTCTACCGAAAGCAGTACGACGGAATCTAGCAGTGAATCAGGAAACACGAACTCTACCGAAAGCAGTACGACGGAATCTAGCAGTGAATCAGGAAACACGACCTCTACCGAAAGCAGTACGACGGAATCTAGCAGTGCATCAGGAAACACGAACTCTACCGGAAGCAGTACGACAGAATCTAGCAGTGAATCAGGAAACACGACCTCTACCGAAAGCAGTACGACGGAATCTAGCAGTGAATCGGGAAACACGAACTCCACTGTAAACAGTACGACAGAATCTAGCAGTGAATCAGGAAACACGAACTCTACCGAAAGCAGTACGACGGAATCTAGCAGTGAATCAGGAAACACGAACTCTACCGAAAGCAGTACGACGGAATCTAGCAGTGAATCAGGAAACACGAACTCTACCGAAAGCAGTACGACAGAATCTAGCAGTGAATCAGGAAACACGACCTCTACCGAAAGCAGTACGACGGAATCTAGCAGTGAATCGGGAAACACGAACTCCACTGTAAACAGTACGACAGAATCTAGCAGTGAATCAGGAAACACGAATTCTACCGAAAGCAGTACGACGGAATCTAACAGTGCATCAGGAAACACGAACTCTACCGAAAGCAGTACGACGGAATCTAGCAGTGAATCGGGAAACACGAACTCCACTGTAAACAGTACGACAGAATCTAGCAGTGAATCAGGAAACACGAATTCTACCGAAAGCAGTACGACAGAATCTAGCAGTGAATCAGGAAACACGAATTCTACTGAAAGCAGTACGACAGAATCTAGCAGTGAATCAGGAAACACGAACTCTACCGAAAGCAGTACGACAGAATCTAGCAGTGAATCAGGAAACACGAATTCTACCGAAAGCAGTACGACAGAATCGAGCAGTGGACCGGGAATCACCGAAACAACAGTACCTTCACAATGTCCAGCTGAAAACGAAGGTTACGCCGTTCACATCGCACATGAATCTGAATGTGGACTATTCTACCAATGTGATTGGGGGAAGAAGGTCTTGAAGGAGTGCCCCGGTGGTCTTCACTTCAATTCTATTTTACAGGTCTGTGATTGGCCTGAAAGCGCTGGCTGTTCCTTGAACGGTTCAGTTGATGCTAATCGAACTAATTCAACTGATTCTGAAATATCTACCACTAAAATCACCAGCACCACCGCTAAATCAGACAACCTGACTGTTTCCACAACCTCCAGCGTTGTTGGACCTTGTGAACGAAGTGGTGCCTGTCCTTCTGTTGATCCACTAAAGTCTGCTGTTTTATTGGCGCATGAAGACTGCACCAAGTTCTGCATATGCAGCAATGGTACACCGTATCTCTTCGAGTGTCCCGGATCGCTTTACTTTAATGATGAGTTGAAGGTTTGTGACTGGCCAGAAACATCCGGCTGCGTCCAAACGACTTAA